From a region of the Myroides sp. JBRI-B21084 genome:
- a CDS encoding alpha/beta fold hydrolase gives MDVDSIIEESVFIQTTQLYYKKWLVKNAKNTIVLLHDSLGCTALWREWPLELALTLNCNVIAYDRRGYGKSDNYTVKRPIDYLEQEALILKDFLEYWQVKNPILFGFSDGASVATIFAGMFPDQLKILIIEGVHVLIEKETLKGIVQAEELLHNTQIAKVLKKYHGDKVYDLYYAWTKTWLSDAHQSWNIEHFIPKITVPVLVIQGEFDEFGTMNQVNAFDKAAGFVQKCIVYGVAHTAHKDQKDFVFSTITQFITNHLNEKMD, from the coding sequence ATGGATGTAGATTCAATTATAGAAGAATCTGTTTTTATTCAAACAACCCAACTGTACTATAAAAAATGGTTAGTTAAAAACGCCAAAAACACGATTGTTTTATTACACGATTCATTGGGATGTACTGCTTTATGGCGCGAATGGCCGCTTGAATTGGCTTTGACATTAAATTGTAATGTTATTGCTTATGATAGACGTGGTTATGGAAAATCAGACAATTATACGGTTAAACGCCCTATTGATTATTTAGAACAAGAAGCCTTAATTTTAAAGGACTTTTTAGAATATTGGCAAGTTAAAAATCCAATTCTTTTTGGTTTTTCTGATGGAGCTTCGGTTGCAACTATTTTTGCAGGAATGTTTCCTGATCAACTTAAAATACTCATAATTGAAGGAGTTCATGTGTTAATTGAAAAGGAAACTTTAAAAGGCATTGTACAGGCCGAAGAATTGTTGCATAACACGCAGATTGCTAAAGTATTGAAAAAATATCATGGAGATAAAGTGTATGATTTGTATTATGCTTGGACAAAAACTTGGCTGTCAGATGCGCACCAAAGTTGGAATATCGAACATTTTATTCCCAAAATAACTGTACCAGTTTTAGTAATTCAAGGGGAGTTTGATGAATTTGGTACAATGAATCAGGTAAATGCATTTGATAAAGCAGCTGGTTTTGTACAAAAATGTATTGTTTACGGTGTGGCACATACTGCACATAAAGATCAAAAAGATTTTGTTTTTTCTACTATTACACAATTTATAACCAATCATTTAAATGAAAAAATGGATTAA
- the menA gene encoding 1,4-dihydroxy-2-naphthoate octaprenyltransferase: MKKWIKAARLRTLPLSVSGIILGAAYAFQFVSDKSHFWIIFILCLLTTLFFQVLSNYANDYGDAVKGTDNENRVGPKRAIQSGEISKKAMKKAIFITALLGLLASVAIIYLSFGSSQFIQAAIYFILAIASISAAIKYTVGNSAYGYRGLGDVFVFVFFGLVSTLGVFYLYVHAIDYLIILPAVGIGLLSTAVLNMNNMRDIDNDTAMQKNTLVVKIGYNNAKKYHYFLVLTALISFTLFALLTFTKWYQFVFLIACIPLIKNVKKVSKTITPKLLDPELKRIALTTFLITLLLSIAILIN; the protein is encoded by the coding sequence ATGAAAAAATGGATTAAAGCTGCGCGTTTGCGTACATTGCCTTTATCGGTTTCGGGTATTATTTTAGGTGCTGCATATGCGTTTCAGTTTGTTTCTGATAAATCGCATTTTTGGATAATTTTTATACTTTGCTTATTAACTACGCTTTTTTTTCAGGTACTTTCTAATTATGCAAATGATTATGGAGACGCTGTTAAAGGAACCGATAACGAAAATAGAGTAGGTCCTAAACGCGCCATTCAAAGCGGTGAAATTTCTAAAAAAGCTATGAAAAAAGCTATTTTTATTACAGCACTTTTGGGTTTATTAGCATCGGTAGCCATTATTTATTTGTCTTTTGGTAGTTCACAGTTTATACAAGCAGCAATCTATTTTATTTTAGCAATAGCAAGTATTTCTGCAGCAATTAAATACACAGTTGGCAATTCGGCTTACGGATATCGAGGCTTAGGCGATGTTTTTGTTTTTGTTTTTTTTGGTTTAGTAAGTACTTTGGGTGTATTTTATTTATATGTACATGCCATAGATTATTTAATTATTTTGCCTGCTGTTGGTATTGGTTTGTTAAGTACTGCTGTTTTAAATATGAATAATATGCGCGATATTGATAACGATACTGCCATGCAAAAAAATACCCTTGTTGTTAAAATAGGATATAATAACGCAAAAAAATACCATTACTTTTTAGTTTTAACTGCATTAATATCATTTACTTTATTTGCACTTTTAACATTTACAAAATGGTACCAGTTTGTTTTTCTTATAGCATGTATTCCATTAATAAAAAATGTTAAAAAAGTATCAAAAACAATTACTCCTAAATTATTAGATCCTGAATTAAAACGCATTGCCTTAACAACATTTTTAATAACTTTATTGCTTTCTATTGCAATTTTAATAAATTAA
- a CDS encoding metal-dependent hydrolase: MKITYLGHASLGIEINNIHIIVDPFISANPLAASIDVNTLKADFILITHAHGDHILDVETIAKNTNATIVSNAEIAGYYEAKGFNTHPMNHGGSWSFNFGTVKYVNAIHSSSFPDGIYGGQPGGFVIESNNKKIYIAGDTALTYDMKLIALNKPLDLAILPIGSNFTMDVEDAVIAADFLNVSKVMGYHYDTFGYIKIDQRVAKQKFSNNNKELILLPIGNFLEL; the protein is encoded by the coding sequence ATGAAGATAACATATTTAGGTCATGCCTCATTAGGTATTGAAATTAACAACATTCATATTATTGTAGATCCATTTATTTCGGCTAATCCTTTGGCTGCTTCAATTGATGTAAATACTTTAAAAGCCGATTTTATTTTAATTACGCATGCACACGGCGATCATATTTTAGATGTAGAAACAATTGCAAAGAATACAAATGCAACTATTGTTTCAAATGCCGAAATTGCTGGTTATTACGAAGCTAAAGGATTTAATACACATCCAATGAATCACGGTGGAAGCTGGAGTTTTAATTTTGGAACTGTAAAATATGTAAATGCTATACATTCTAGTAGTTTTCCCGACGGAATTTACGGTGGACAACCTGGTGGTTTTGTAATAGAATCTAATAATAAAAAAATATATATTGCTGGCGATACTGCTTTAACGTATGATATGAAATTGATTGCCCTAAATAAACCTTTAGATTTAGCAATATTACCAATTGGTAGCAATTTTACAATGGATGTTGAAGATGCTGTAATTGCTGCAGATTTTTTAAATGTTTCTAAAGTTATGGGCTATCATTACGATACTTTTGGATATATAAAAATAGACCAACGAGTAGCAAAACAAAAATTTAGTAACAATAATAAAGAACTTATTTTATTACCTATTGGTAACTTTTTAGAGCTATAA
- a CDS encoding o-succinylbenzoate synthase, which produces MKAFFKKYTLQFKQPSGTSRGILTTKETYFLFIENETKIGVGECAVFKGLSYDDRLDYSDKLQWVCDNIYLGKDVLWNQLREWPSIQFGIEQAFLSISNSNPFIIFPSLFTESSKAIPINGLVWMGSADFMKQQINEKIHNGFNCIKIKIGAIDFKEELSVLEGIRKDFSNQMIEIRVDANGAFTETEALVKLNQLSEYELHSIEQPIKKGLYDTMADLCKTSPIDIALDEELIGVIHYNDKENLLKKIKPKYIILKPSLLGGFKGTKEWIDIANELNINWWITSALESNIGLNAIAQFTFTLENRMPQGLGTGGLFTNNFESNLYVQNGHLWFDSNNEISIKNILNTLN; this is translated from the coding sequence ATGAAAGCCTTTTTTAAAAAATATACATTACAATTTAAACAACCCTCAGGAACATCAAGAGGTATTTTAACTACTAAAGAAACTTATTTTTTATTTATTGAAAATGAAACTAAAATTGGAGTAGGTGAATGTGCCGTTTTTAAAGGATTAAGTTACGATGATCGTTTGGATTATTCAGACAAATTGCAATGGGTTTGTGATAACATTTATTTAGGAAAAGATGTATTGTGGAATCAGTTGCGTGAATGGCCTTCAATTCAATTTGGAATAGAACAAGCTTTCTTGTCAATTTCTAATTCAAATCCATTTATTATATTTCCTAGTTTGTTTACCGAAAGTAGTAAAGCAATACCTATAAATGGTTTGGTTTGGATGGGATCTGCAGATTTTATGAAGCAACAAATAAACGAAAAAATACATAACGGTTTTAATTGTATAAAAATTAAAATTGGTGCTATTGATTTTAAGGAGGAACTTAGTGTTTTAGAAGGTATTCGTAAAGATTTTTCTAATCAAATGATTGAAATTAGGGTAGATGCTAATGGTGCTTTTACTGAAACTGAAGCTTTAGTTAAACTAAATCAATTGTCTGAATATGAATTACATAGTATTGAGCAGCCTATTAAAAAAGGATTGTATGACACTATGGCAGATTTGTGTAAAACTTCTCCTATTGACATAGCTTTAGATGAAGAGTTGATTGGAGTAATTCATTACAACGATAAAGAAAATCTATTGAAGAAAATTAAGCCAAAATACATCATTTTAAAGCCAAGTTTACTAGGTGGTTTTAAGGGAACAAAAGAGTGGATTGACATTGCAAATGAATTAAATATAAATTGGTGGATTACTTCGGCTTTAGAAAGTAACATTGGTTTAAATGCTATTGCTCAATTTACGTTTACCTTAGAAAATAGGATGCCTCAAGGTTTAGGAACTGGTGGACTTTTTACGAATAATTTTGAAAGTAATTTATATGTACAAAACGGACATTTGTGGTTTGATTCTAACAATGAAATTTCAATTAAAAATATTTTAAATACACTTAATTAG
- a CDS encoding sensor histidine kinase: protein MIKNKNLLVIFLILFLVFSCKKQENIYNHLKISSKINKNNYKNFSLENLYFDFLYNIVFTENTENALKKINYFEQTAQLQNDSLALFRANNLQILLNPDVFIDQKRYKTLFNAVVFFENNNSFYDASLTNYLLAEHYFYLQYFQLAENYAYKSIENLGSNNKEYAFEKGNILLLINNIHWKQKKYKEALNALQNYNEVSNYFDKTLVDPIKIKLLDIRYTNNLSSIQNKLSTTDAIKNINKLAFTYKLSTQYKTEKSKIIQINTLHNLINHKISASKVDNIEHYIDLLKAEKKFIFNIPVLQINYCIVGDYLIKVKKDTTAAKVFYKGILNENKKQYHNIYLEKHILEQFVEECDSVSPNLNRQYINIVKKIQLENEKKLQNNQKVIYENHLLVTKNAQLKREIYIIVIIIILVSLLILLVIYNIIQKINLKKIKLKNNYLEQDTRALEVTLNYKNTIENKLNFNKKQIFMELHDNIVNKLFSTRFLLHKDYIKPNSLETAKHTILEVKKTLVGICDNYNEINSLFEKDSFHKMLIELIEKQPNNQIVFDYEIDQSIEWLKISPKIKFHLFRVLQELLQNIHKHSSATIAKIIIYKEEKQLTLFVSDNGKGFNKSDKKGIGIENISNRLKEINAQFKIESKNGTQFIITVNL, encoded by the coding sequence ATGATAAAAAATAAAAATCTTTTAGTTATATTTTTAATACTATTTCTTGTTTTTTCATGTAAAAAGCAAGAAAATATATACAATCATTTAAAAATTAGCTCAAAAATTAATAAAAATAATTATAAAAACTTTTCGTTAGAAAATTTATATTTCGATTTTCTTTATAACATTGTATTTACAGAAAACACTGAAAACGCTTTAAAGAAAATAAATTATTTTGAACAAACAGCCCAATTACAAAATGATTCATTAGCTTTATTTAGAGCAAACAATTTGCAAATTTTATTGAATCCAGATGTTTTTATAGACCAAAAAAGGTATAAAACATTATTTAACGCAGTTGTGTTTTTTGAAAATAATAATTCATTTTACGACGCATCGTTAACAAATTATTTATTAGCAGAACATTATTTTTATTTACAATATTTTCAGTTAGCAGAAAATTACGCCTACAAATCAATAGAAAATTTAGGATCAAATAACAAAGAATATGCTTTTGAAAAGGGTAATATTTTACTGTTAATTAACAATATTCATTGGAAACAAAAAAAATACAAAGAAGCTTTAAATGCATTGCAAAACTATAACGAAGTTTCTAATTATTTTGACAAAACACTTGTTGATCCCATAAAAATAAAATTATTAGATATACGTTACACAAATAATTTATCTTCAATACAAAACAAATTAAGTACAACTGATGCAATTAAAAACATTAATAAACTTGCTTTTACATATAAATTAAGTACACAATACAAAACTGAAAAAAGTAAAATTATCCAGATAAACACTCTTCACAATTTAATAAACCATAAAATTAGTGCAAGTAAAGTAGATAATATTGAACATTATATTGATTTATTAAAGGCTGAAAAAAAATTTATTTTCAACATACCTGTTTTACAGATAAATTACTGTATAGTTGGCGATTACTTAATAAAAGTAAAAAAAGACACCACAGCTGCAAAAGTTTTTTATAAAGGTATTTTAAACGAAAACAAAAAACAATACCATAATATTTATTTAGAAAAGCATATACTTGAACAGTTTGTTGAAGAATGTGATTCGGTTTCACCAAATTTAAATAGACAGTATATAAATATTGTAAAAAAAATTCAGTTAGAAAACGAAAAAAAGCTTCAAAACAATCAAAAAGTAATTTATGAAAACCATTTATTAGTAACTAAAAATGCACAATTAAAACGTGAAATTTACATTATTGTAATAATAATTATATTGGTTTCGTTATTAATTTTACTTGTTATTTATAACATCATTCAAAAAATAAATCTAAAAAAAATTAAACTAAAAAATAATTATTTAGAACAAGATACGCGCGCTTTAGAAGTTACACTTAATTACAAAAACACCATTGAAAACAAACTAAATTTTAATAAAAAGCAAATTTTCATGGAGTTACATGACAATATTGTAAACAAGTTGTTTTCAACACGATTTTTACTTCATAAAGATTATATAAAACCAAACAGTTTAGAAACTGCAAAACATACTATTTTAGAAGTTAAAAAAACATTAGTTGGTATTTGTGACAATTACAATGAAATAAACAGTTTGTTTGAAAAAGATTCGTTTCATAAAATGCTTATAGAGCTCATTGAAAAACAACCAAACAATCAAATTGTTTTTGATTATGAAATTGATCAATCAATAGAATGGTTGAAAATTTCACCTAAAATTAAGTTTCATTTGTTTCGTGTTTTACAAGAATTATTACAAAATATACATAAACACTCGTCGGCTACAATTGCAAAAATAATTATTTATAAAGAAGAAAAACAGTTAACCCTATTTGTATCAGATAATGGAAAGGGCTTTAATAAAAGTGATAAAAAAGGAATTGGAATTGAAAACATTTCAAATCGATTAAAAGAAATTAATGCGCAATTTAAAATTGAAAGCAAAAATGGTACGCAATTTATAATAACTGTAAATCTTTAA
- a CDS encoding LETM1-related biofilm-associated protein has protein sequence MNPSKELWITKFFKLSDPSFFKQFTEEQFYEKIRETGFVYGFTTKTIQPVFHTFELTQEEITKIVLLEALFGTYLFTNSNYNFSEFTKLAEDFYQKINAVQTDSYFSFIKFRTQKAFASLEKILNERTNRTSNYIDKTFAYDLSNFLIFTDVLCFKRYLLNNTNILNYYKYLELTISQLVVISFKQKQNISRYDLKIQEILQTSLKYSTTNNLSTNLESLDLSNIKTIYGKNYIADIALMVLWNDEKIDKNEFRFIIKLYQKLQLSKHNLKNSLQFMIRFIHNHKNEIPYFQFTHPLKKIYKKTNKTIALLLNRNKKSIIKELENNKLLMQLLVKATYSSLSKTEKVQLKNQFIELGKTIPAFTIFLIPGGSLLLPIVIKLLPEIIPNSFNENK, from the coding sequence ATGAACCCATCAAAAGAATTATGGATTACTAAATTTTTTAAATTAAGTGATCCATCTTTTTTTAAACAATTTACAGAAGAACAATTTTACGAAAAAATACGTGAAACAGGTTTTGTGTATGGTTTTACAACTAAAACCATACAACCCGTTTTTCATACTTTTGAACTTACCCAAGAAGAAATTACAAAAATTGTATTATTAGAAGCCCTTTTTGGAACTTATTTGTTTACTAATAGCAATTACAATTTTAGTGAATTTACCAAACTGGCCGAAGATTTTTATCAAAAAATAAACGCTGTACAAACTGATTCTTATTTTTCGTTCATAAAATTTAGAACTCAAAAAGCTTTTGCTTCTTTAGAAAAAATTTTAAACGAACGTACCAATAGAACATCTAATTATATTGATAAAACATTTGCCTATGATTTATCGAACTTTTTAATTTTTACCGATGTTTTGTGTTTTAAAAGGTATTTGTTAAACAATACAAACATTTTAAATTATTATAAATATTTAGAATTAACCATTTCGCAATTAGTTGTAATTAGTTTTAAGCAAAAGCAAAACATTAGTAGATACGATTTAAAAATTCAAGAAATTTTACAAACATCTTTAAAATATTCAACAACAAATAATTTAAGTACTAATCTAGAATCATTAGATTTATCAAACATTAAAACAATTTACGGTAAAAACTATATTGCAGATATTGCATTAATGGTTTTATGGAATGATGAAAAAATTGACAAAAATGAATTTAGATTTATAATTAAACTTTATCAAAAATTACAACTTTCAAAACACAACCTAAAAAATTCTTTACAATTTATGATTCGTTTTATACATAATCATAAAAATGAAATCCCTTATTTTCAATTTACTCATCCTTTAAAAAAAATATATAAAAAAACCAATAAAACAATTGCTTTATTATTAAACCGAAATAAAAAAAGTATTATTAAAGAATTAGAAAACAATAAGTTACTTATGCAACTTTTAGTTAAAGCGACTTATAGTAGTTTATCAAAAACAGAGAAAGTACAATTAAAAAACCAATTTATAGAACTAGGAAAAACAATTCCTGCCTTTACTATTTTTTTAATTCCGGGTGGAAGTTTACTTTTGCCTATAGTTATAAAATTATTACCCGAAATAATTCCTAATTCTTTCAATGAAAATAAATAG
- a CDS encoding SIMPL domain-containing protein has translation MKKILYLFTIVLATFTAMAQNNNIITPQVNVTGEGSIKIKPDYAVLTIGSEIKDVDSAKAKQKNDEIISRMIQVIKKKGIDEKDYQSQRVNLYKTREYQENKDYFVANQTLIITLHNLDIYDKLMSELIAAGANTINDINFKSTQTDKYASQIRAKAILNAKKKAEDYANAIGQSIGKALIINDQSTVNTPRVYMMKAEMMASDSAENKQTLAIGEIEILSNVNVVFELN, from the coding sequence ATGAAAAAGATTCTTTATTTATTTACAATTGTACTAGCAACTTTTACAGCTATGGCTCAAAATAACAACATTATTACTCCACAAGTAAATGTTACTGGCGAAGGTTCTATAAAAATTAAACCTGATTATGCAGTGCTTACTATAGGATCAGAAATTAAAGATGTAGACTCTGCAAAAGCTAAGCAGAAGAACGATGAGATTATTTCGAGAATGATTCAAGTAATTAAGAAAAAAGGAATTGACGAAAAAGATTACCAAAGTCAACGTGTTAATCTTTATAAAACAAGAGAATATCAGGAAAATAAAGATTATTTTGTTGCTAATCAAACCTTAATTATTACATTACACAATTTAGATATTTACGATAAATTAATGTCTGAATTAATAGCTGCAGGTGCAAATACAATTAATGATATCAATTTTAAATCGACACAAACCGATAAATATGCTTCACAAATTAGAGCAAAAGCAATATTAAATGCAAAGAAAAAAGCAGAAGATTATGCTAATGCTATAGGACAAAGTATTGGAAAGGCATTAATTATTAACGATCAATCAACTGTAAACACTCCAAGAGTTTACATGATGAAAGCTGAAATGATGGCTTCAGATTCGGCAGAAAATAAACAAACATTAGCCATTGGTGAAATTGAAATTTTAAGCAATGTAAACGTAGTTTTTGAATTAAATTAA
- the rimK gene encoding 30S ribosomal protein S6--L-glutamate ligase translates to MIDKIIVGSEEWCSLSDLKVPAIKVRVDSGAKTSALHAENITPFEKNGEKWVKFVIHPIQRNVKSAINCEAKIIDKRVVKSSTGTRESRFVINTEITLGEQSWVIELTLTNRDSMGFRMLLGREAMTGRIIVDPDEHFKLGSVTPEKLKEYYNTGNSNDKKGLRIGLLASNPELYSNKRIIEAGELRGHEMHFLNIKHCYMKLDADHPEIHYRGGRILNDFDAVIPRIRPSMTYYGCSLIRHFESLKVYSLNNAASITQSRDKLYSLQMLLNHGVDIPTTGFANSPLDTNDLINMVGGSPLIIKLLEGTQGKGVVLAETKKAAESVINAFKSVNANILVQEFIKEANGKDLRLFVVDGKVVAAMQREALPGEFRANIHLGGKASIVKVTAEEKKIAIKATKALNLKVAGVDIIRSSKGPLLLEVNSSPGLEGIEGATGKDIAGEMIKAIEKNFKWLNL, encoded by the coding sequence ATGATTGATAAAATTATTGTTGGTAGTGAAGAATGGTGTTCGTTATCAGATTTAAAAGTTCCGGCTATTAAAGTTCGCGTAGATTCAGGGGCAAAAACATCGGCTTTACATGCCGAAAACATAACTCCTTTTGAAAAAAATGGTGAAAAATGGGTGAAATTTGTGATTCATCCCATTCAAAGAAATGTAAAAAGTGCCATTAATTGCGAAGCTAAAATTATAGACAAACGCGTTGTAAAAAGCAGTACAGGTACACGTGAAAGTAGGTTTGTAATTAATACCGAAATTACATTGGGCGAACAATCATGGGTCATAGAATTAACACTTACTAATCGCGATTCTATGGGCTTTAGAATGCTTTTGGGCCGTGAAGCTATGACAGGTAGAATTATTGTTGATCCTGATGAGCATTTTAAATTAGGTAGTGTAACTCCTGAAAAACTGAAAGAATATTACAATACTGGCAATTCAAACGATAAAAAAGGTTTACGAATAGGTTTATTAGCTAGTAATCCTGAATTGTATTCAAACAAACGAATTATTGAAGCAGGTGAATTACGCGGACACGAAATGCATTTTTTAAATATTAAGCATTGCTACATGAAATTAGATGCTGATCATCCGGAAATTCATTATAGAGGAGGAAGAATTTTAAATGATTTTGATGCGGTAATCCCTAGAATTAGACCAAGTATGACCTACTATGGTTGCTCATTAATCCGTCATTTTGAATCGTTAAAAGTATATAGTTTAAACAATGCTGCGTCGATAACACAATCACGTGACAAACTTTATTCTTTACAAATGCTTTTAAATCATGGCGTTGACATTCCAACCACTGGATTTGCTAATTCACCACTTGATACCAACGATTTAATAAATATGGTAGGTGGATCGCCTTTAATTATAAAATTATTAGAAGGAACTCAAGGAAAAGGTGTTGTACTAGCTGAAACCAAAAAAGCAGCCGAATCGGTAATAAATGCTTTTAAAAGTGTAAATGCCAACATTTTAGTACAAGAATTCATTAAAGAAGCAAACGGAAAAGATTTACGTTTATTTGTAGTTGATGGAAAAGTAGTAGCGGCAATGCAACGCGAAGCGTTACCTGGTGAATTTAGAGCAAATATACATTTGGGTGGCAAAGCATCAATTGTAAAAGTTACAGCAGAAGAAAAGAAAATTGCAATAAAAGCAACAAAAGCATTAAATTTAAAAGTAGCAGGTGTTGATATAATACGCTCATCTAAAGGACCTTTACTTTTAGAAGTAAATTCATCACCAGGTTTAGAAGGTATTGAAGGTGCAACTGGCAAGGATATTGCAGGTGAAATGATAAAAGCCATTGAAAAAAACTTTAAATGGCTTAATCTTTAA
- the metK gene encoding methionine adenosyltransferase encodes MAYYFTSESVSEGHPDKIADQISDALIDNFLAFDENSKVACETLVTTGQVILAGEVKSDTYLDVQQIARDVIRKIGYTKSEYMFEANSCGILSAIHEQSSEINQGVDKANKEEQGAGDQGIMFGYATTETEDYMPLALDLSHKLLQELAEIRRECTEITYLRPDAKSQVTLEYDDNNKPIRVVTIVLSTQHDDFIKPENATLEAKTIAEKAMQDQIKSDIISILIPRLLKKYPQYQPFFNTEITYHVNPTGVFIIGGPHGDTGLTGRKIIVDTYGGKGAHGGGAFSGKDPSKVDRSAAYAARYIAKNLVAAGVADELLVQVSYAIGIAEPMGVFVNTYGTSKVNLTDGEIAKKITELFDLRPYHIEQSLKLRKPIYSETAAYGHMGRKNQTVTKTFTNPNGEVITLDVELFTWEKLDKINAVKQAFNL; translated from the coding sequence ATGGCATATTATTTTACATCAGAATCTGTAAGTGAAGGACATCCAGATAAAATTGCAGATCAAATTTCCGACGCTTTAATTGATAACTTTTTAGCATTTGATGAAAATTCAAAAGTAGCTTGCGAAACTTTAGTAACTACAGGACAGGTTATTTTAGCTGGCGAAGTAAAATCGGACACCTATTTAGATGTACAGCAGATAGCACGGGATGTAATTAGAAAAATAGGTTATACAAAAAGCGAATATATGTTTGAAGCAAATTCATGTGGAATTTTATCTGCTATACATGAACAATCTTCAGAAATTAATCAAGGTGTAGACAAAGCAAACAAAGAAGAACAAGGTGCTGGTGACCAAGGTATTATGTTTGGATATGCAACTACAGAAACCGAAGATTACATGCCTTTGGCTTTAGATTTATCGCATAAGTTATTACAAGAATTAGCAGAAATTCGTCGTGAATGTACTGAAATCACCTATTTACGTCCTGATGCTAAATCACAAGTTACACTAGAATATGACGATAACAATAAACCAATACGTGTTGTTACCATTGTACTTTCAACCCAACACGACGATTTTATAAAACCCGAAAACGCAACTTTAGAAGCTAAAACAATTGCTGAAAAAGCAATGCAAGATCAAATTAAAAGTGATATCATTTCAATATTAATACCACGTTTATTAAAAAAATATCCACAATATCAACCTTTTTTCAATACCGAAATTACTTACCACGTAAATCCAACAGGAGTGTTTATTATTGGTGGTCCACATGGAGATACAGGTTTAACTGGTAGAAAAATTATTGTAGATACATACGGAGGTAAAGGTGCACACGGTGGTGGTGCTTTTTCAGGGAAAGACCCAAGTAAAGTTGACCGTTCTGCAGCGTATGCGGCACGTTATATTGCAAAAAATTTAGTTGCTGCAGGCGTTGCCGATGAACTTTTAGTACAAGTATCGTATGCAATTGGTATTGCCGAACCTATGGGAGTTTTTGTAAATACTTATGGTACATCAAAGGTTAATTTAACCGATGGTGAAATTGCAAAAAAAATTACTGAATTGTTTGATTTAAGACCTTATCATATCGAGCAATCTCTTAAATTAAGAAAGCCTATTTATAGCGAAACGGCAGCTTATGGACACATGGGTCGTAAAAACCAAACCGTAACTAAAACGTTTACAAATCCTAATGGTGAAGTAATAACCCTTGATGTTGAATTATTTACTTGGGAAAAACTAGATAAAATTAACGCTGTTAAACAAGCATTTAATTTATAA
- a CDS encoding DUF4142 domain-containing protein, whose product MKTNYILLLVGLLLVSCAKQTNSENIEKPKTTKGKKVKEHAEAAFTNQQISNLEYQIEAFKIGSEKVVNADLKDYLTKHISDLQTLQSEYKSLATTNNIEVKPISDNLQKDLYKLAIADAAGFDKVFIHYYKDFLSKTMKNNAEVKNTDPTFTGLKNKYGNILYEHKLYFDMLK is encoded by the coding sequence ATGAAAACAAATTATATTTTATTACTTGTAGGACTTTTGTTAGTAAGTTGTGCCAAACAGACTAATTCAGAAAATATTGAAAAGCCCAAAACCACAAAAGGTAAAAAAGTGAAAGAACATGCTGAAGCAGCTTTTACAAATCAACAAATTTCTAATTTAGAATATCAAATTGAAGCTTTTAAAATAGGAAGTGAAAAAGTTGTAAACGCAGATCTTAAAGACTATTTAACCAAACATATAAGCGATCTGCAAACTTTGCAAAGTGAATACAAATCATTAGCTACTACGAATAATATTGAAGTAAAACCAATATCTGATAATTTACAAAAAGATTTATACAAATTAGCTATTGCCGACGCAGCTGGTTTTGATAAAGTATTTATACATTATTATAAAGATTTTTTAAGTAAAACTATGAAAAACAATGCGGAAGTTAAAAATACCGACCCTACATTTACAGGTTTAAAAAATAAATACGGTAATATTTTATACGAGCACAAACTGTATTTTGATATGTTGAAATAA